From the Papaver somniferum cultivar HN1 chromosome 2, ASM357369v1, whole genome shotgun sequence genome, the window AGTATGGTTATCCCCAACAACGTATTCTTGAAGTAAGTTATCGTAGGTTCCTTCTTTTATTGCTGACATACCTTTGTATCAATAGTTataatttgttcatgaatatcaCAGATAATGAGAAGTAAACATTGCAACAACACTCTGTACCAATTCTTCAAGGAGAAGGCCCTCAAGCTTGAGGCGAAGCTTCGTCATAGGGAAAAAGAGTTGAACGCTGCTGAAGTGCTTATTGCTGCTAGGGACAAGGAGATATTGGAGTTGAAGAACTGTCGGAAGGGGAAGGAGCAGCTCGGATCCGAAGAGGAGAAGCTTCGCGTTGAGATTGCATTggttcgtagtgagttggagaagACCCAAAAAGATGCTTCGTCTTCCAAaggtttgttttcttttcctaCTCTCCTCTTCGTCTCTCCCTTTTGTCTTCTTAGTGTGTTGTCTGAGTCTCCCCGCCCTATCTTCAGCGGGTGACACCAGAGaactgatatggcttcggaatgagaGGACTCGGCAAACTACCCGGATCAGAGAATTAGTTGAAAAAATTAAACGTAAAGCCGATAAATGGAACGCTCGGGACGATGAGCATAATACCCTAGTAGCTGAGTGGCGAGAAAGGCGGacccaaatggttgatatgcagaacagTTACAATACCGATCGTCATCAGTTTAATGACACTCTGTTCTGGACTCGTGAGAACCTCCGTGTTGCTCGTGAAAATGCTACTAGCTTGGAGGCTAAGGTGACAcacttggaagaagaattacgtCAAGCTCGTTCGTCTATGATCCTGAAATGAAGGATTATATACAACGACTTGTTCGGGAGAGAGACGACGGCAAAGCTGAGGCTCATGCCCTTAGTAATGCTTTAACCGCTTCTCGGGATGATGTTGCTCGTTTAGTGGGTTCTGAAAAAGATCTCGAAGTTAACATGTACAGGCTTACTAAGGGCATAGAATATATAAATAACAAAACCACCTTCGCCATTTGGActccatgaagcaggtagagttggatAAGTGTCAGTTTGCTCTTACGAATCTTCGGTTGGATTATAAAAAAAATTTTCAGACGAGTACGATTTTCTTGATGATGCTCGGGACGCTGTAGTTAATGAATATGAGATAGCTTCGGCTAGAGTCGAAGGTATACATTTATTTGGCCACGAACAGTTCTGCGGTTCTTATTCTCTAAcctatttgtcttctttttcagagctcgagagaCAGCTTGACCTCGCAAATGAAaggcttgaaaaggctcaatttTCCCTAGTGCAGCAGCAAGGTCAGACCAACTATTACGAAGGGTTGGCTAAGTCTCGGGATGAAGCGGCGAATGAGGCGGCTAAGGAGGTGACTCGTCTGACATCTGCGTTATCACAatctgaactgaaaaccaccgtGATTACTTATAAAGCCCGCTTCCAGCTTGTCGAGGAGATCAGCAAGACTCTATCTAAAATTGAGCAAGGTCTTAGGAAAGATTATGGTATTGTCAAGGAGTATCCTCGTCGCCCAATGCCCGAGCCCTTAGCTTATTCTTCTGGTCCTTCGTCGGGTGGGAGTGTTCCTTCACCTCAGCAGAAATATCCTGCTGATAACGCTGGGTCTTCTATGGGGAAGTAGGGTCTCAATTGCAGGTCGTTGATCTTCGTTGATTACTTGGCttcgagccaatttttgctgTATTTTGTGTTTTCTGCTTGACTTCCCGAACTTGTAATCAAATTTCATGGAATAGATCATCGTTTTCTTGAGTATGTACACTTCTGATTTTTCTGCATGGTTAATTCAATTACTTTTTTAGACAGTACACAAATATAGTCAATCAGAATGAATGATTTATGTAGTAGAAAGTGTTTGGATGCAATAACGAGGATGTGCACCTTCGTTACTCactttggacctgtcaccccgttggTTAATCCTTGGCCAGGGGATTACCAGACGGTGGGAGTTGATGCAGCGTTCCCGGTTATGTAATGCgttattaaaatatttacatgcattcATTCCGCTGATACGCTGCCTTATTAGTTGGTTGGGTATTTGTTTCTGCTGgaagccttccccatggtcctacactcatagacactgacaGGGGAGTCCTGAGAGATTGTAAATAGTTACTTTACCCAATAGAGACTTTGTAAAAAGCTTGTTGGATTGATGCAGTGTTTTGGGGTATGTAATGTGTTATTAATATATTTACAGGCATTCATTCCGCCGATATGCTGCCTTTATTGATTGTAAATAGTTACTTTCCCCAATGGGAATCTTGCAAAAAGTTTGTTCGATTGATGAGTTGAGGTCTgctattcctcgtccagagatagaaacatatcAAGAGGGTacgtcgtcttcttcttctggtgctcttcacgcAGGTGCATGACTACATTGGTTTTTATGGATGGTAAGGCTTGAGATACTTCGCATTCCACGGGTGTCTGAGGACTTCTCCTTTTAAGTTACGTAGGTAGTAGGATCCATTCCCTATAATATCATGTATGACAAAAGGTCCCCCCTCCCCCCATGTTGGTGGCAGTttaccccatttcttctctcgctGGTATTGGGGTATGGTTATCGGCACATACTCTCCTTCTACAaagtttctaagcttaaccctttTATTGTACTCCCTCGTCAGTCTTCGTTGGTAATTCTCCATCTTCTGCAGCACCGTTTCCCTTCTTTCTTCGAGATCATCGAGCCTTTACAGCATCATATCCACTGTGagcttcttctcccatgcttcggtcttcgtggttggcatgatgatTTCTGTTGGGATGAATGCTTCGGCTCTGTAGGTGAGGAGGAACGGTGATTCTCCTGTGGCCGACCTTCGGGTTGTtcggtatgcccataacacattgtgtaaTTTCTCACACCATCGTCCCTTGTGTTCGTCCAACTATTTTTTGAGTATGAGGGCAAGGGTCTTGTTCGTGGATTCCTCACATCTTCTTGACATTTGCTTTGTTGCAGGTGCATGGATTCTTTTGGAAAAACGCTGGCATTCCTCACATCTTCTTGACATTTTCGCAGtatctcgtatcattgttggccagtaatacccCTGCATTTTTGCCTTATCTGCTAACGATCTCATTTCGCTGTGGTTGCCCGCATCTCCATAGTGTATGTCTTTCAACACCTGATGTCCTTCTTCTCTTGACAGGAAGCGTAACAATGGTCCAAGGAAAGATTTTTTATATAAGTTCCATCCCGCAGGTCATACCTTCCTTCCTTCGACTGCACCTTCTTAGCTTGTTTGAATTCCGCTGGCATCGTCCCTTCTTTGAGGAAAAGGTGAACTTCGGTTCTCCAATCTTCTTCgttcttgaaatcttcgtcttcgtTGGCTCTTGTCATGATATCATCTTCGTGAAGGTCGTCAGATATGTCTTCTCCTACGTCATCGTCAGCGATATCCTCCCCTACGTCGTCTTTATGATTTGAAGCGAAGGCTTCCTGAGGGATGACTGAGGGTTCGTATACTCTAGTTATCTTGATTTCCTTGATGCCTTCAtctctcagcatggatgatatataagcTAAGGCGTcagcgtgcctgagttcctttcTGTCTAAGTACCGGAATTTGATAGTTGGTATTTGGGATGCCAGAGTCTGGACCAGAGCCATGTATGCTGAAAGGGTCTCATCGTAGACATTGTATTCTAaccctatttgtcgtatgaccaGTTGCGAATCGCTTGTCACTCGCACATCGGTtattcccatttctattatcaaacgAAGAGCGTGTACCAGAACTTCGTATTTGACGATGTTATTGGTATGCCCTTTGAATTCCAACCTCAAGGTAtgcacgatcctttctccagttggggtggtgattacgatgcctatgccCGCACCTTCCATATTCTTCGATCCGTCAACGAAAACCTCTCATCGTCTTTGATTTGAGGGATCGAGAATATCGAATGGGTCTTTGCCTTCATCTACTTCTGGTATGCGACTCACTtattcgtcgttgtccaggggtagATCTGCTAGGAAGTCCACCAAGACTTGCGATTTTTGGGACTGTTGGATTTCATGGATAATGTTGAACTGATcaaggtgggtgttccactttgCTATCCTTCCTACTTTCCCAACGCTTTTGAGAACTgcctccaatggtgctttgcatggaacACGAAtatagtgagtcaaaaagtaagtccTTAGCTTTTAGGTAGCCCATACTAGCGCCAAGATGAGTTGCTCGATCTTCGTATAGTTTCTTTCTGCCGCGTTGAGGGTTTTGCTGACGTAGTAAATAGGTTGCTCtaccttctgttgctgctatgtataggtCCAATACCTCGTCGGGATTAGGCTTTTGTAGGATCGAGATCGTGGCCAGGTATTCCTTAATCTTTTGAAAAGCTTCTTCGCACTCAgaggtccattcaaacttgctcttTTTTTTGAGTATGTTGAAAAAGGTTTGCATTTATCCAATGACCTGGCGATAAATCTATCCAGAGCTGTTAAGGATCCGTTGAGCTTTTGGACTTCTTTAAGGTTCTTAGGGGACGACATTTGTACGATGGCCTAGATCTTCGCGGGATctacttcgatgcccctcttcgttACTAGATACCCAagaaatttccctgaggtgacaccgaatatgcatttttctgggtttactttcatatggtgtttcctcattgcttcaaagATATCCATCATATCTTGATGGTGATCCTTGCGcaacttgcttttgacgagcatatcatcgacatagacTTCTAAGGTGTTACCGATCCATGtcttgaagatagcatcaaccATCCTCTGGTATTTTTCCCCTgcatttcgaagtccgaagggcatcctCGTGTAGCAATAGAGgccgtgcggggtgtagaatgttgtgtgttgttAATCTTTTTTTACCAGCgccacttggttgtaaccagaatatccatccatgaatgataatTCTCCGTATCCTTCGAcagcttcaaccagttgatcgatgcttgggagTGGATAACTATCCTTCGGACATgctttattgaggttggtgaaatcgatgcatatccttactcctccattattttttggcacgatgaccatgttcgagatccatgtcggatatttgacttccttgatgaaccctgcttctaACAGCTTGCGGATTTCCTTCTCTATTGCTTCATGATACTATGGTGCTACTTTACGtactttctgcctgaaaggtggtttGCCTGGCTTTATACGGAGTTCATGTTGGATAATctttggatcaatccccggcatgtcccCCAGTTTCCATGCAAAGATATCTGCGTACTCCACGAGTAGCGTGATTAGGGACATCTCTCTTTCCTTGTCCATTACGGTccctatcttgatcatcttcggatTCTCTTTGGTCCCTATGTTGATCTCCTTCACAAGTTCTACAGGTGtgaacgtgggttttggttcccctaggagagggacattctttaattgctatttggttggttcttcaatttctttagCTATTGAAGTACTTTCTTCCGTGTTTAGAACGACGCTACCCTTCGTCATACTTTTTCCGGAAATCTCTTCGAgataaaggtcaattgctttttaTTTTGCAGCTTCTTTGTTTCTGGCCCTTCGGGATTTCCGCTGCtcatcttgttcgttgttgagctGATTTTGTAGATCCTGGCATTCCCGAGCAGTGACTTGATCTCATTTTATCTACATTACCCCTtcgggtgttggaaatctgaggtattggtgaTAAGTTTCCGCCACTCCTTTGAGATTGTGCACCCATCTTCGGCCAATAATAGCATTATAAGGGGAAGGAGCatctaccacgctgaatcgtgtgtccactttcatggggcATGCGTTTACTTGCAAGATGATGTCTCCTAATGGCTTCGTAGGTGCCCCGTtaaacccgtagatggtgtagtacgAAGACATTAGTTGTTCATCGTTAAGCTCCATTCGTTTGAATGTGTCATAAAACAGAACATTAACTGAGCTCCCTCCGTCGATAAGGATCTTCTTGATATTGCATCCTGCTACTGGTAACATGAGGACCAAAGGATCATTGTGATGTTCCATATCCTCTTCGATGTCTTCAGCGTCGAAAGtcataggtgcgtccatccaatGTTCGTGTTCGTCTACCTCCACTCCATCGATTTTGTACAGTTCATAGTAATTTTCAAATTGCTTCCTTAACCTTTTCCCTATTTGCGCTGTTAGCGaaggccctgcggcttcggagcATGAGATGGTGTTAAGGGTTCGGTTTCCTTCAGGCAATTGAACCTACTTGCTTTGCTTGGTCCTATCTTCGGTACCCACTTTCTGTATGTACTATTTGAGATCTCCTGCGTCGATCAGCTTTTGGATCATTatcttgaggtttttgcatttcttggTCTGGTGGCCACTGAAGCAATGGTATTCGCAGTATTCCTTAGATTTCTCGGACCTTGGGGGTTGTTTCCCTTTGGACCATGGCCACTCAAGATTTTCCCGTCCTTTGATCTCCCTTAGGATGCGAGAGTAGCTGACGTCTAGCCTCGTGTAGACCTGGTCTTCGAATTTCCGATCCTCACGTCGACGATCATCTCTTCGTTCTTTCCTATCCTCGCTAAGCCGTTCGCCAGAACCACCCCTTTTGGATCCGCTGGCTTGCTCCACCGAGTTGGTTCGATGAGGTCTTTGAGTCTGGGCTCTGGGATTTTTACTCTGAATCTCGTCCAGCCTTGCATGTTTTTCTATGATTACTCGAAGATCTCCTTCGATAGTACGGATGGTACCATGAATCTCGACGAATAGAGGGCTCATCCTGTCTAGCCCACATTTATAGCAATTGATACTGACCACTGGATCGACGTTTCCTATGGCCtgacagatcttgtgccatctttCAGTATATTACCTGATCGTCTCCTTATATCGGATTGTCAGCGAGAAGAGCTTGTCCATTCCGGTATTGACgatcttgttgtacatgtaggtcgcCAAGAACTTCTCAGTGAGCTGGTCATAGGAATCAATGGAGTCCGGTGGCAGGTTATCGAACCAGGACAGCACAGATCCTTTTAGACTTGAAGGAAAATATCTGCAAAGTATTGCATCGTCATAATCCCACCGGGCCAGGATTCGATTGTAATAACGAAGATGGGCCGCgagatcactggatccgtcgtaaCACTAGAAGGCTGGGACAGAGCATTTATGGGGGATGAGAGCTTTGGATAAACGTTGGGTTAGCAGGGTAGTGTtggcttccttcatcacttgctccAGTCTTCCGCCCCCTGCTTAGCTTTCAACTACTTGATTTCCGCCATCATTTCCGTACGAAGATTCTCCATTGCTTGCTGGTGCTCCTGGTGAATGGTGGATCTTCCTGGTCTCGGGATCTCGCTATAGAAGTAGTCTGAGTCCTCTGGATTGTAATCTAGGTCGGATCTTCGATTTCCTCTAGCATCTCTTTGGTTAAGCAGCTGCGGGTTGTTCATAGTGGCCACTACCATCCTTCGGTCCTGATTTAGTAGCGGTGCCATGGTGTTAGCCTCGTCGTGTGAATTTTCCACCTTTGCGCTTTGGGCGATCCTATCCTTGAGTTGTTGGTTTTCCTGCGCCAGTAGAGGTACCGCGTCCGTGTAtaccttctggttcttccttaattcttcCAACTCTGCCATCATCTGGACAGAGTGATTTGATCCTTGGTTCGGTGTCCCCCATGCATCTGTCCCCACCGGCCACTACGGTGTTATCTTCGCCAACAATTTGTATCAATGGGACTGGAGGGTCAATCTGCGGGGCTTGTTGTGCGGGTTGATTTGCTATCAGAAGAGGTTGATTAACTTGAAGTGGCAGATTCTGTTCATTGGTGAGCGGCATCCCGTAGAGTGGTTGCTGTATTACTGACTCTGCCATCCCTTCACGCTGTTCATTTGGCCGGGTGGCTGCTGTCACTTTGGAGGCTCCTGCTCTGGATGTTCCTGCTTTAGAGGCTCCCCCTTTGGCAGCAGCGGCCTTCAATGCTGCCGCTGCTATTGCGCTGGCATCCAAAGGCATCGTGCTCTCAGCTCCATCTTGTCTCTTGTCTGCTGCCTTTAGCTTTTCGCCTTTTTTTTTGCTGCGCGTCAttaccggggttgtccttggcgcGTCTTTTGATGATGCTTTGGCTTTTCCTACATCCTTCGTTTTTTCCATCTTCGATCCTCTCTCTTTTTCTACACAAGAAAATTATCATCGAAGAAATGATATCTGCGCGTGTTGGGTCAGATATGTTAGTCTAAACTGAGCTCCCTTGGGAATCCTGTAACGAAGATCCAGAGATCTTAAATTTAATGAAATGTGATCCACTGTTTTAAAACATTTAGGTTTATTGAtagatctgaaaatatagttTTAAAGGGTCTTATATTAAACATAGATTTTGGCGAAGTTAGCATTATAATAATAGCGTAAGCCTGCTAACGGGTTCTCGTGTTTTAAAGATGATGGTTGGAAAACGCAGATCTCGCTAATGAACTGCCCATAAGTTTgatttttaaagataaaaactTGGGGTTATCTTAAAAATGCAGATCCTTTAAAAAGGAAAGTGGATCTGCCCATAAATCTGATTTTCAAATACAACTTGAAATTATATTAAAAAACATGGATCTTGTAAAAATGAAAGTATATCCACCTGCAGATTTGCTTTTTAAAGTCAAAAATTTGAAATCGTCTTAAAAAAAAAACGTAGAGCTTGTAAAGATGAAAGTAGATCTACCCATAGATTTGTTTGTTGGAAAAATAATGCTTGCTAAGGCAGCTTCAAGCGCTGTTATTTTCAGAGAACAGTGCTTGGAACAAAAGGAATGCGGAAAATCAcaagataagataaatcttttaccgggacagagtccctgtttctagagccagattgtgaacacataaatcacgatggCATCcacatgttcacaaacaatgttcgcatacaATAATTCATTCTAGAACTGAAACTATTATGCGTAAAGTTACAAAGGGACGATGACTCATCGACTTAGAACCATCGGGCTCGTCCTTGTCTAGTCATATGGTAATGAAATAGATAATCGCATGGTAGAATAAATAATAAGTCGAAGCATAAACATAAAGACATaatataaagtgctgaatgtaaatgagacggtgatttacgtggttcaacactaaggcctacatccacgggggttgtTGTTTGACTATGTAGTTgggagttacaaagatagtcaaatgactttatcTGAAATACGAAGTTAGAAGGGGAAAGAGAATTCATACCtattcttcctatttctctctctcctatCTTTACTAAGAATTGGCCCCCCTTTATCTCTTGGTGGAGAAGGATATTTATAGAGTTGATACATGTGGTCCACTGTCAGGGACAATTATaaccttatcttctcgttctTTGTCCCGATGCCGCTGGTGTCTTCGTTCCTAACCGATGCCCCAAGCGGTAATGCTTGATGACGATGAACCACCTCGTTCTCTTCCATAGATCGAGTGACACGTACCCTATGCCtaaggtatttaatgcgggtggttggggtgATCTGCACGCGTCAGACATCTGTCTGATGCCCCTGTCATATCTTCGTCAGTGGGGCTAATCTTAGCCGTTGGTCTTGGGTCTGCCTTGAGATGAGATAAAGCAGATCTTCGGGTGCTCTTCAGTACTTCGCGGTGGCTCGTTCCTTCAATGCTCCCTGGTTCTCAGCCATTGGATCAGTTCAGGGATAACCACATACAACTGTTAGACGTTCCTTGGATGTTGGTATGTGGCATCGTATCTTGATGCCCTTAACCGTGTATCCTCCACGTGTATCTCCTTGGACACGTGGCGagtgatgaattatgtgtatacagTACTCGCCGGTTTGCATCAGAACCAAAAAGTTTTGTGAGATCAGGTTGGTGGCAGTTTAGTCCCGATACCTGAGTTTGAGCAGATTTTGGTAAATGATGAGAAAAAGAAAGTGTAATTTTGTTGGGTTAGGCCTTGGGCCTTGAGGTTTGTTTTTGTTAGGTTTTTTAGCCCAGCTGAGCTGAATGTATCATAACAAAAGCAAATTTGTTTCAAGCTCCATAGAAATCAAAAAGAATTCTTATGGTTTCCGAAGCGGTGAATCCATGAATCTTTATATATCGTGCTTCATAGACACCACTTAGTTTCCTACTCGAAAATCTGTAAACTAGGGTTCTTAAATCAACcataaagaaaaatatcaaagtcAGGCATTAGTAATAACAGGGTTTAGTTTCATATTTTGGATAGAGATTCTTCTCTGGTTTCTTCAATGGGGAAAAGAAAGGAGCGTCGTCTCGCGGCCTTAAACGCAACTGGTCGAAGAGTAAAGCTAGATCTCTTTGCGGAACCCTCTGGTAATATACTTATTTGTTCTTTTTAGGGTTCCGTTGCTGCTTAATTTGGTTTTAGATTTACAAATTATTAAGGAACACTTGGAACCCCTAGAGATATTCCAATCTATGTTTTTCTTTCGTAATTCCTTTTTTGTCTATAAGCATCTGATTAACTGTTCTAATCAGTTCTCCATGGTAAAACCTAACATGACAATCAATACTTAATTCCTCATACTAGACTTTGCAAATTGTTTTTCGAGGGATAAATTTTTCGATAACCTAATTGCCACAACTCAGCCACTTCTTTTATTGAGAGCTTATGTGTTTCCTATGGGATTGTGGAGCTTATAGTGGTTTCATTAATGCATAGAGTTCCTTAACATTTTATAGGAGATTTGGGAGCCTCCTCTGGAAATGACGAAGTTGATGGTGGTGTTGACAAGAGTGCTGGAGATACAAATCTACCATCTTCTTCAGGTGGGTTCCGTCATTTTTTGCATGAAAGGACTATGTAGAGACGACATGCCTGAACAACATTATTTTGGTGGAAATATTGTGCAAGAAAATGTTTTGTTCCCCGAGAATTTGGTTTTTCAGATTGTAGGATGGCTGAGGTCTTGGGAACATTCAATGCTCAGATCAAGTTGGGCTGGACCACAGTCAAATATATTGAATGACTCCCAACCTGTTAAGCCGTTTCTACAGCATCTAAGCGTTCTGGAGGTCTCAGCAGGATAAATTTTTCTTTCTTGGTTCGTATGTCTTTGTCTTTATTTGATTTGTGCTTTTAACCGTTTCTCTTCATTGTGTTCAGGTGGTCAAGTTCGAAGTGATGCTAAGATTTCTATATGTAGAATGCAATTATAGATTCACTCAGCCACTAATTTTGTTATTAAAATTGATTATGGCGACGTATATATTGCCTGTTATTATCACATCTGTTTGTGTGAGCAATATTATCATTGTCTTCGTTTCACTTATACTGTTATTGGTTGGAAATATGGCATCTGACAAGCTGATATTTGTTTTCAGGCAAACATCAAGACAATCCTTTGCTGTTACTTGGGCAATATAGTGACGATGAATTAAATGATGAGGAGCATAAGACGCTCAAGCATGACGTTTCAGAGAGTTCTTCTATCGAACAAAAGTGCCAGGTGCTCCTATTTATTCCCTATGTTCACGTTTATGCTTAGGAACTGCTCATGCTTTTGAGGTTGAAGCCTATCTTGCATAGGCGAACATATGTCTGTTTGTATCGTCCACTTGTCTTTTTGTTTGGTCTTTGGTCTGTCACTTCTTCCAGCCTTAAGTCATCGAGAGTTATGCGATCTTTTTCTTGTTGCATATGGTGATTATGTTGAGAACTGGGTCACATGTAGATAGACATGTGCTCGTGTAAGGTTTTTACAATAGTTACATGAATTGCTGGAAATTCCTCGTTTCTTAATTTGAGTGATGGTTCTGAATTGTACAGGAGCCTGTAAGTACAGGGTGCGAGGATGCGGAAGAACATGCAGATGAGTCTGATGCTCTTCAGACCACCCTGGAGGAGTTGGAGAAGGAATTTCTTTCTTCAGAAGCTCCCAAGGACTTGGATGGAGATGAAGTTAGAGAAAGTAGCGCTTCTTTGTCGGATGAAGCAGAGCCTACCACACAAATCCCTGATACCGGAAGCTCCTTAACACAAATAAGTGGTGATGGAAGCTCTAGTTGGAAATTGGTGATGCATGAAGAGAGTGGTCAATATTATTACTGGAACACACTAACAGGGGAAACTTCATGGGAACTACCCGGCGATTTTGTTCAGAAAGCTGAGACAGCTAAAGGGCAGAAAGTTCCTTCTGGTACTGAAGACGGGAGTGCTGCTATAGCCAATGTGTGTACAAGCATTCCTGTCGTTGTTGATTCTACAGCAAATATGACACGTGCTGCTGAGAAGTACGACAATGGGCACCAACTGAGCTGTGGAGGACATGAAAATGAAGATCAGGAAGCTCAAAATTTGGAACTAGAAGTTAGGCACATGGAACCAAGAGGTATCTAGCTACTGATGTCTTATAGATAAATAAAGAGCGCAAGATCGCTccttgtgtgtgtttttttttttttgtactgatTAGTTTGTCATTTCAGATTCTGGGGTTCCAACTACCTCGGGTCATGATGAGAAGGATGACCACAAGAGGATAGCCAATGAACATGAAGCAGCTCTTTCAACTCGCCTTGTTGAGTATGGCAAAAGTTTGCTGGAGAGACTGAAAGCTGTAGAAAGGTACAATATTCTTATGCATGTTTTTGCCTTCTCATGTATTCTTTTGGAGGTCATGATTGCAATTTTTGTTTTGCTAGGAAGTAACTTTATGCAATCTTAATCTGTTTGTTCTTGAGTTGCCCTTGTAAACTCATCTGTGATAATGTTTTCTATTAGGTCAAACGACTACCACTATCAAGGGCAAGATCGGATACTGAAGTATATGCTGGAAATTGAGATTAGACTTTCTGATTTCAAGTCATTAATGGATTGTGAATCTTCTCTGCTACCATTTTGGGTACATTCTGAGGGGAAACTTCAAGCGCTTGAACAAGCCATTGGATATGAAATTTCTCAACTCACTAAATCTGAGCAGATGAGTGAAGTTGAGAGTGGACATATTGCGTTAGCAGAGATGAACAGTACATTACTACATAGCGAGAAAGACGAAACTGAAGAGGCTGCTGGATATCCTACTCAACATGTCGGCGGAAGTGAAGTGAACATGGAGAAAATCAAAGAGACTGCACATCCAACTGAGTTTGTTCTTGAACTCAAGCCGGACACTGACGAAGAAATGGACATGGATGTGGATATGGAAGTTGATGATGAAATTACTGCAACTCATACAACTTCTGGTGATCTGTCAAATGGCGATCATATTGTTCATCCAGCTTCTCCTCTGGTGGAGTGCCCACATTCCGAGCACGAAGAAGGATTTAATGTCCCTCCTCCAGATGAAGATTGGATACCTGCACCTCCACCTGATAATGAACCTATCCCTCCACCTCCACCTGATAATGAACCTATTCCTCCACCCCCACCAGATGAACCTACCCTTTCTTATACACCTCACCCACCATATCCTGAGAGTGTACCACCTTTCTCTTTCACAGAGCATTACAATTTCTCTTATCCTGTTTCCGGCTATGGGTATTATGGACCATCTGTTCCTCCAATTTCAAGCACTAACTATTATACGCATACTGAAGGTAACCAGATCGATGTGTCGCAACCATCTCAATGTTATGAATCTGTGTCAAATCAGTTTTCTGAATGTGCTTCAATAATGGTTAATCCTGTCGAGCCTATTGTTTATTA encodes:
- the LOC113351624 gene encoding uncharacterized protein LOC113351624 yields the protein MTFDAEDIEEDMEHHNDPLVLMLPVAGCNIKKILIDGGSSVNVLFYDTFKRMELNDEQLMSSYYTIYGFNGAPTKPLGDIILQVNACPMKVDTRFSVVDAPSPYNAIIGRRWVHNLKGVAETYHQYLRFPTPEGVM
- the LOC113351625 gene encoding uncharacterized protein LOC113351625 is translated as MAPLLNQDRRMVVATMNNPQLLNQRDARGNRRSDLDYNPEDSDYFYSEIPRPGRSTIHQEHQQAMENLRTEMMAEIKYFPSSLKGSVLSWFDNLPPDSIDSYDQLTEKFLATYMYNKIVNTGMDKLFSLTIRYKETIRMSPLFVEIHGTIRTIEGDLRVIIEKHARLDEIQSKNPRAQTQRPHRTNSVEQASGSKRGGSGERLSEDRKERRDDRRREDRKFEDQVYTRLDVSYSRILREIKGRENLEWPWSKGKQPPRSEKSKEYCEYHCFSGHQTKKCKNLKIMIQKLIDAGDLK